From Acomys russatus chromosome 2, mAcoRus1.1, whole genome shotgun sequence, one genomic window encodes:
- the LOC127201518 gene encoding dnaJ homolog subfamily C member 9-like has translation MGLLELCEQVFGTTDLYRVLGVRREASDGEVRRGYRKVSLQVHPDRVDENQKEDATRRFQILGRVYAVLSDKEQRTVYDEQGTVDEDSSSLYQDRDWDAYWRLLFKKISLEDIQAFEKTYIGSEEEQNDIKQA, from the coding sequence ATGGGGCTGCTGGAGCTGTGCGAGCAGGTGTTCGGTACCACCGACCTCTACCGGGTGCTGGGTGTGCGGCGCGAGGCTTCCGATGGCGAGGTACGACGTGGCTACCGCAAGGTGTCCCTGCAAGTGCACCCCGACCGTGTAGATGAGAACCAGAAAGAGGATGCCACCCGCCGCTTCCAGATCTTGGGAAGAGTCTATGCGGTGCTGAGTGACAAGGAGCAGAGAACAGTGTATGATGAACAGGGGACGGTGGACGAGGACTCTTCTAGCCTCTACCAAGACCGGGACTGGGATGCGTATTGGAGGTTACTCTTTAAAAAGATATCGCTAGAGGACATTCAAGCTTTTGAAAAGACATACATAGGCTCGGAAGAAGAGCAAAATGATATTAAACAGGCCTAA